In a single window of the Methylococcus sp. Mc7 genome:
- a CDS encoding TIGR02710 family CRISPR-associated CARF protein, which translates to MTQPKILICTVGGSHQPILTAIRELNAHFVCFVCSDTDAATGRPGSSVQVTGRGAVIKAKPDDDKPTLSNIPVQAGLEAERYEVRLVPADDLDQVYNVCRQALKDLHGRYPDAAIHADYTGGTKTMTAGLTLAAIEDERVELQLVTGGRVDLIRVRNGYESAAPANIEAIRQQASMRPHLDAWARFAYAEAEAGLRSLPTPRSLVLRAQLNRARDLSAAFAAWDRFDHTGAISRLEHYAGTLPKETASLLGILRGLADGRAAKGPAAQLLDLYRNAERRASQGRYDDAVARLYRLLEWTAQWLLQRHCGVETSNLPQDFAPRIAPNRDGKRQAGLFEAWRLVGEKTSGPMAEFIHLRQAQLLDHLKVRNGSILAHGFEPIRRDAWDSFHQWLESGFIPDLLRETAAVGIRNMPPQLPDRYLASFDQ; encoded by the coding sequence ATGACCCAGCCCAAAATTCTCATCTGCACCGTCGGCGGTTCCCATCAGCCGATACTCACCGCCATCCGCGAGCTGAACGCTCACTTCGTTTGCTTCGTCTGCTCCGATACGGATGCCGCCACCGGCAGGCCGGGGTCGTCGGTGCAGGTTACCGGCCGGGGAGCGGTGATCAAGGCCAAGCCCGACGACGACAAGCCGACCCTGTCGAACATTCCCGTCCAGGCGGGGTTGGAAGCCGAACGATACGAAGTGCGGCTGGTTCCCGCCGATGATTTGGACCAGGTCTACAACGTCTGCCGGCAGGCACTGAAGGATTTGCACGGTCGGTATCCGGATGCCGCCATTCACGCCGATTACACCGGCGGCACCAAGACGATGACGGCCGGCCTCACCCTGGCCGCCATCGAGGATGAGCGGGTGGAGTTGCAACTGGTGACCGGAGGGCGGGTCGACTTAATTCGGGTCCGCAACGGCTACGAGTCCGCCGCTCCGGCCAACATCGAAGCCATTCGTCAGCAGGCGAGCATGCGGCCCCATCTGGATGCCTGGGCGCGGTTCGCTTATGCCGAAGCGGAAGCGGGTCTCCGATCTCTGCCCACTCCCCGGAGTTTGGTGTTGCGGGCGCAGCTGAACCGGGCGAGGGACCTGAGCGCCGCCTTCGCCGCCTGGGACCGTTTCGACCATACCGGGGCGATCAGCCGGCTGGAACACTACGCCGGCACCCTGCCCAAGGAAACCGCGTCCCTGCTGGGGATCTTGCGAGGCTTGGCCGACGGCCGCGCTGCCAAGGGGCCAGCGGCTCAATTGCTGGACCTTTACCGCAATGCGGAGAGGCGAGCCAGCCAGGGGCGCTACGACGATGCGGTCGCCCGCCTGTACAGATTGCTGGAGTGGACGGCGCAATGGCTGTTGCAGCGGCATTGCGGGGTCGAAACCTCCAATCTGCCCCAAGATTTCGCCCCTCGTATCGCGCCAAACCGCGATGGAAAACGCCAGGCCGGACTCTTCGAGGCCTGGCGCCTCGTAGGCGAAAAGACAAGCGGGCCAATGGCGGAATTCATCCACCTCCGGCAAGCGCAGCTGCTGGATCACCTCAAGGTCCGTAACGGCTCAATTCTGGCCCATGGTTTCGAACCCATCCGGCGCGACGCATGGGATTCGTTCCACCAGTGGTTGGAATCCGGCTTCATCCCGGATTTGCTGCGGGAAACGGCAGCGGTCGGGATCCGGAACATGCCGCCTCAGTTGCCAGACCGTTACCTTGCCTCCTTTGATCAGTGA
- the cas10 gene encoding type III-B CRISPR-associated protein Cas10/Cmr2, whose translation MSNDILWQTKLAARIHDPAEKALVLLRDPAGHEGGTSRALTRLLGLSEIGAETLDPDNADALSTVIFKKGLPLEIYRHVQRADWWAAAADRPQWPMQEITVTTKKGEEKTLAVAPWAQVRWTKKPVLIHPLTGEQYELPGGLADTDFDDIKQRSFEHFSSLLVKLGAKEGETHDLRKTLLAYWRFGPDLSVSGADTEDNGKLGALWGLLPADTRLPDHSIWDHLDLTSAFAGAFAADPEGGAALLALSIGPVQGFIAAARTTSDLWAGSHLLSRLAWEAMRPVCEQLGPDAILFPRLRGIPQVDLWLRDPMELPDELFQNCDWMRGATDANPLFSAALPNRFVAVVPASQARTIAEQVTLAVRGWLLTLGQTVVDRLLEEAGFKEKNAPRDESVHAYRQMRDQLQDFPEVHWAAVPFSLIRPRNAENQTDLDTTALTAAMAPFFHPSPAGGRGAGGEGSYGFLATPAWQALSKEIDWGDGTTFFAPNPGVLYPAVYDLAERVMAAAKAARTFDQTEQKGWRCALTGETEWLTTDPDQLNKSYRQQSDTLWAKVAASKPSWAKKGEHLGALPAIKRLWPTIFAEEVENATRKKDIGRFVVSTHTMALAHQLDQWLEGGGHTAEGLAFALKKYRSDTVALPRRLMLRHHGNQALDDAKRIPGLLDLESDDDITETEAAEIRRLVRRTLALTPGPSPKGRGENTEEIRLETYYALLMMDGDRMGAILSGDEKTGTAIAYRDSFHPQVQKGFDEHAARQDLIRKYGAQKRPISPNRHLAISGALNDFSQTVVRHVVEDEHLGRVIYAGGDDVLAMLPVADLLSTMQRLRHAYSGVDPEHEGGKHHGLTLQKGFAALSVGEGKNQRIKSLLRMMGHTATASCGAVIAHHQAPLGAVLRELRATERRAKTEGGRDAFSITVIKRSGGALYLTEKWGEPVKLLGDLRDFLADEGTSRRAVYNSLEWLTDPPDPKGKPEMLESLLAFQLARQADSDAKAQAPHLAVRLAKLASAQPKDGLKWLKDFLTVAEFLARETRAGGEA comes from the coding sequence ATGAGTAACGACATCCTCTGGCAAACCAAGCTCGCCGCCCGCATCCACGACCCGGCGGAAAAAGCCCTGGTGTTGCTGCGCGACCCGGCGGGGCACGAGGGCGGTACCTCCCGCGCGCTGACCCGGCTGCTGGGCTTGTCCGAAATCGGTGCCGAGACCCTCGACCCGGACAACGCCGACGCGCTTTCCACGGTGATCTTCAAGAAGGGTCTGCCGCTCGAGATTTACCGCCATGTCCAGCGCGCCGATTGGTGGGCCGCCGCCGCCGACCGTCCGCAATGGCCGATGCAAGAAATCACCGTCACCACGAAGAAGGGCGAGGAAAAGACCCTGGCCGTTGCACCATGGGCTCAGGTCCGCTGGACGAAAAAGCCGGTGCTCATCCATCCGCTGACCGGCGAGCAATACGAGTTGCCCGGCGGCCTGGCCGACACGGATTTCGACGACATCAAGCAGCGCAGCTTCGAGCATTTCTCCAGCCTGCTGGTGAAACTCGGCGCCAAAGAGGGTGAAACGCACGATCTGCGCAAGACGCTGCTCGCCTACTGGCGCTTCGGCCCGGATTTGTCCGTGAGCGGAGCGGATACCGAGGACAATGGCAAGCTGGGCGCGTTATGGGGCTTGCTGCCCGCCGACACGCGCCTTCCCGATCATTCCATCTGGGACCATCTCGACCTGACCTCGGCTTTCGCCGGCGCCTTTGCCGCCGACCCCGAAGGCGGCGCCGCGCTGCTGGCGCTGTCCATCGGCCCGGTGCAGGGGTTCATCGCCGCCGCCCGCACCACCTCCGACCTGTGGGCCGGCTCGCATCTGCTCTCGCGCCTGGCTTGGGAGGCGATGCGCCCGGTGTGCGAGCAACTCGGGCCGGACGCCATTCTGTTCCCACGCCTGCGCGGCATTCCCCAGGTGGATCTATGGCTGCGCGACCCAATGGAGTTGCCAGACGAGTTATTCCAGAACTGCGACTGGATGCGCGGCGCGACGGATGCGAACCCGCTGTTTTCGGCGGCGCTGCCCAACCGTTTCGTGGCCGTGGTGCCGGCCAGCCAGGCGCGAACCATCGCCGAGCAGGTCACGCTGGCCGTGCGCGGCTGGTTGCTCACGTTGGGACAAACGGTGGTGGATCGGCTGCTCGAAGAAGCCGGCTTCAAGGAAAAGAATGCGCCCCGCGACGAATCCGTCCATGCCTACCGGCAGATGCGCGACCAACTACAAGATTTCCCGGAAGTGCATTGGGCAGCGGTACCGTTCTCGCTCATCCGGCCGCGCAATGCGGAAAATCAGACCGATCTCGATACCACGGCGCTGACCGCCGCCATGGCGCCGTTCTTCCACCCCTCGCCCGCAGGCGGGAGAGGGGCCGGGGGTGAGGGCAGTTACGGCTTTCTCGCCACGCCGGCCTGGCAAGCGCTGAGTAAAGAGATCGACTGGGGTGACGGCACGACCTTCTTCGCCCCCAACCCCGGCGTGCTCTACCCGGCGGTGTACGACCTGGCCGAGCGGGTCATGGCGGCGGCCAAGGCCGCGCGCACCTTCGACCAAACCGAACAAAAGGGGTGGCGTTGCGCGCTGACTGGCGAGACGGAGTGGCTGACCACGGATCCGGACCAACTGAATAAATCGTATCGCCAGCAGTCCGACACGCTTTGGGCCAAAGTCGCCGCCAGCAAACCCTCCTGGGCCAAGAAAGGCGAGCACCTCGGCGCGCTGCCCGCGATCAAGCGCCTGTGGCCGACGATTTTTGCGGAGGAGGTCGAAAACGCCACCCGCAAAAAAGATATAGGCCGTTTCGTGGTGTCCACCCATACGATGGCGCTGGCGCATCAACTCGATCAATGGCTGGAAGGAGGCGGACATACGGCTGAAGGACTTGCCTTTGCCCTCAAGAAGTATCGCAGCGACACGGTGGCGCTGCCGCGACGCCTCATGCTGCGCCATCACGGCAACCAGGCGCTGGATGATGCCAAGCGCATTCCCGGTCTGCTCGACCTCGAGAGCGACGACGACATCACGGAAACAGAAGCGGCGGAAATCAGACGTCTGGTGCGCCGGACGCTGGCCCTCACCCCCGGCCCCTCTCCCAAAGGGAGAGGGGAGAATACGGAGGAAATCCGGCTGGAAACCTATTACGCCCTGCTGATGATGGACGGCGACCGCATGGGGGCCATTCTCTCGGGCGATGAGAAAACCGGCACCGCCATCGCCTACCGGGACAGCTTCCATCCACAGGTACAGAAAGGATTCGACGAGCACGCGGCGCGGCAGGATTTGATTCGGAAGTACGGCGCGCAGAAGCGCCCGATCTCGCCCAACCGGCATCTGGCCATTTCCGGCGCGCTCAACGATTTTTCGCAAACCGTGGTACGCCATGTGGTCGAGGACGAGCACTTGGGGCGGGTGATCTATGCGGGCGGCGACGACGTGCTGGCCATGCTGCCGGTGGCCGATTTGCTTTCGACCATGCAAAGGCTGCGCCATGCCTATTCGGGCGTCGATCCCGAACACGAGGGCGGAAAGCACCACGGCTTGACGCTACAGAAAGGCTTTGCGGCGCTGTCCGTCGGCGAAGGGAAAAACCAGCGCATCAAGTCGCTCCTGCGCATGATGGGCCATACCGCCACAGCGTCCTGCGGCGCGGTCATCGCCCACCATCAGGCCCCACTCGGGGCAGTGTTGCGGGAACTCCGGGCAACGGAACGACGCGCCAAGACTGAAGGCGGCCGTGACGCCTTTTCCATTACCGTCATCAAGCGCTCCGGCGGGGCCTTGTATCTCACCGAGAAATGGGGCGAGCCGGTGAAATTGCTCGGCGATCTGCGCGACTTCCTCGCCGATGAAGGCACTTCGCGCCGGGCGGTCTACAACAGCCTGGAATGGCTGACGGACCCGCCCGATCCGAAAGGCAAACCCGAGATGCTGGAATCCTTGCTGGCGTTTCAGCTTGCGCGGCAGGCCGATAGCGACGCCAAGGCACAGGCTCCGCATTTGGCGGTACGCCTCGCCAAACTCGCCTCGGCACAACCCAAGGACGGCCTGAAATGGCTGAAAGACTTCCTCACCGTGGCCGAATTCCTGGCCCGTGAAACCCGCGCCGGAGGCGAAGCATGA
- a CDS encoding Card1-like endonuclease domain-containing protein — MKIHVAIVSEQILPNFIPALMERPDWVCLVASPQMSERGLDRRLARLLRQDEIAVEIRKGAPESGLADIHSFAYALAEELEARYPGAEIVLNATGGTKLMALGFVEAFRDLGVRIIYTDTAHRRIECLSDGKDSIPAAKPMDEVLDVPRYLAAQGFRVSVVQSDSPEWQERAAGRKAVCKYLGQHAAQIGDLIGALNALADKALVGGETLVAPHQAFARVPWGNWATALGQLVKAHLLKWQDGSADVEFVDAESATFLHGGWLEELAWHTLQDNGAYDARLGVNGNWETGINSKNEFDVLATQGNQLLFVECKTLRHLEENDNDLAYKVDSLGQDARGLFGATWLVTAREPSLVLRERARQARICHFGPAELPKLREHVRAWLTGAR, encoded by the coding sequence ATGAAAATCCACGTCGCCATAGTTTCCGAGCAAATCCTCCCCAACTTCATTCCGGCGCTGATGGAAAGACCGGACTGGGTCTGTCTGGTCGCTTCCCCGCAGATGTCGGAGCGGGGACTGGACCGGCGCCTCGCCCGCCTATTGCGGCAGGACGAGATTGCCGTCGAAATCCGCAAGGGGGCTCCGGAGTCCGGGTTGGCCGACATCCACAGTTTTGCGTACGCTCTTGCCGAAGAACTCGAAGCACGATATCCCGGAGCGGAGATCGTTTTGAACGCCACCGGCGGCACCAAGTTGATGGCGCTGGGATTCGTCGAGGCATTTCGCGATCTCGGCGTCCGCATCATTTACACGGATACCGCTCACCGCCGTATCGAATGCCTGTCCGACGGCAAGGATTCGATACCGGCTGCCAAGCCCATGGACGAGGTTCTGGATGTGCCTCGCTACCTCGCCGCCCAAGGGTTTCGGGTTTCCGTCGTCCAATCGGACAGTCCGGAATGGCAGGAACGCGCAGCCGGCCGCAAAGCGGTTTGCAAATACCTTGGCCAACACGCCGCGCAAATCGGGGACCTGATCGGCGCCCTCAATGCTCTGGCGGACAAGGCGCTGGTGGGCGGCGAAACCCTCGTGGCACCGCATCAGGCCTTTGCGCGTGTGCCCTGGGGCAATTGGGCAACTGCCTTGGGCCAACTGGTCAAGGCCCATCTGTTGAAATGGCAGGATGGCTCGGCCGACGTGGAATTCGTGGATGCTGAATCCGCGACCTTCCTCCATGGCGGGTGGTTGGAAGAACTGGCCTGGCACACCCTCCAGGACAATGGAGCCTACGACGCCCGTCTAGGGGTGAACGGCAACTGGGAAACCGGCATCAACAGCAAGAACGAATTCGACGTGCTGGCGACCCAGGGTAACCAGTTGCTGTTCGTGGAATGCAAGACCCTGCGTCACCTCGAGGAGAACGACAACGACCTGGCTTACAAGGTCGACAGTCTCGGCCAGGACGCCCGCGGCCTGTTCGGCGCGACCTGGCTGGTCACCGCCCGGGAACCGAGTCTGGTCCTCCGCGAGCGCGCCAGACAAGCGCGCATCTGCCACTTCGGCCCTGCGGAACTGCCCAAGCTGCGGGAACATGTGCGCGCTTGGCTGACCGGAGCGAGGTAA